The proteins below are encoded in one region of Colletotrichum lupini chromosome 5, complete sequence:
- a CDS encoding glycosyl hydrolase family 38 domain-containing protein: MCGLDGHGGRGPSSYPLRAPVPVGKRANKLYRDRTANFYSPGQWEKVNLLSMMHFAVRSDPSVIALSVWHSPGLTRPPFADATASSNDYTPSKVGDAFGPSWSTHWFRVRVTIPEDMRQMDHLELHWDCSNEATVWTSTGEPLQGLTGRGERIEWILPREFKDGEEHVFYLEMACNGMLTNAAGEPIFKNNANGDAIQPPDPNKIFTLTKAEIVGVDLQARALHADITVIHQAAEEFPEDSWEQHEALNVATRIINTFRVGDRTSIVASRKIAEEYLGPDVDSAKVFDVDSGGKGASVYAIGHCHIDTCWLWPWEETKRKVARSWLNQCDLMDRYPELNFACSQAQQFKWLKQFYPHAWTRVKSKVAAGQFHPIGGCWVEHDTNIPSGESLIRQFLFGQRFFESNFGRRSTTCWLPDTFGQSSQMPQLCRQAGMNRFLTQKICFNNMNEFPHTTFNWVALDGSQVICHMPPAKTYCANATFGDVKRSMTQHKSLDQDHTSLLVFGKGDGGGGPTRPQLQSLRRLRGLADTTGLLPRVHSGGTPDDVFDRLEKKAHTFPTWHGELYFELHRGVYTTQAQTKLNNRKAEILLRDVELLATIASVEDRGYRYPKKELDEMWEGVLLCQFHDCLPGTAIGMCYDDSDKVYANVFSIGSTLLRDIYSVLKIDDISETPSESERLVALNTLGWPRKEILTTNGKDFIANGTGTLIATREITQAETNKPLVTVQEVSEGIFVLENSHFTVTVESGTITSLLDRRAANREVLAPGSGRASQFVIFDDKPIYWQAWDVEVFHLETREEVRGGRTSVLEASPLRVSVVTETRISEVSSVRTVISLAAVVDESASAAGVGVECTAEVDWHETMKFLKVEFPVDVRHHEASYDTQFGVIRRPTHYNTSWDMAKFEVCCHKYADLSEYGYGVSILNDSKYGFATVGSTMRLSLLRSSKAPDDNADMGRHTIRWAILPHRGPLGPETVRAAYEFNNPLKVVSASAGSPLLEAGGSAGGFPVALTGDENLVLDTVKRGEDDEDVGDGELPVRGGRSVIVRVYESLGGRGRGRVATKWAVKSAYKTNLLEDDEEEVRVEDGGFEVDLGPFQLQTYRVQLVY; encoded by the exons ATGTGTGGTCTAGATGGACATGGTGGCCGCGGGCCGTCCTCTTACCCGCTACGGGCACCTGTCCCCGTCGGGAAGAGAGCCAACAAGCTGTACAGAGACCGCACGGCGAACTTCTACTCGCCAGGACAATGGGAGAAGGTCAATCTGCTCTC CATGATGCACTTCGCAGTCCGCTCCGACCCCTCAGTCATCGCCCTCTCAGTATGGCACAGCCCAGGCCTCACCCGCCCCCCCTTCGCCGACGCAACAGCCTCCTCAAACGACTACACTCCCTCCAAAGTAGGCGACGCATTCGGTCCGTCCTGGTCAACGCACTGGTTCCGCGTCCGCGTCACGATCCCAGAGGACATGCGGCAGATGGACCACCTCGAACTCCACTGGGACTGCAGCAACGAGGCAACAGTCTGGACCTCGACCGGCGAGCCCCTGCAAGGCCTCACGGGCCGCGGCGAGCGTATAGAGTGGATTCTGCCCCGGGAGTTCAAGGACGGGGAGGAGCATGTCTTTTATCTGGAGATGGCGTGTAATGGGATGCTGACCAACGCGGCGGGCGAGCCGATTTTCAAGAATAACGCCAACGGGGACGCGATTCAACCTCCCGACCCGAACAAGATCTTCACATTGACGAAAGCCGAGATTGTAGGCGTGGATTTGCAGGCCAGGGCGTTGCATGCGGATATCACCGTTATCCACCAGGCGGCGGAGGAGTTTCCCGAGGACTCCTGGGAGCAGCACGAGGCGCTGAACGTTGCGACGAGGATCATTAACACCTTCCGGGTCGGTGATCGGACCTCGATCGTGGCGAGCAGGAAGATTGCGGAGGAGTATTTGGGGCCTGATGTCGACTCGGCAAAGGTGTTTGATGTCGACAGCGGTGGAAAGGGGGCGAGTGTGTACGCTATCGGGCATTGTCATATTGATACGTGCTGGTTGTGGCCTTGGGAGGAGACGAAGCGCAAGGTTGCGAGGTCGTGGTTGAACCAATGCGATTTGATGGATCGGTATCCCGAGCTGAACTTTGCCTGCTCGCAGGCTCAGCAG TTCAAATGGCTCAAGCAATTCTACCCCCACGCCTGGACCCGCGTCAAGTCCAAAGTCGCAGCCGGCCAGTTCCACCCCATCGGCGGCTGCTGGGTCGAGCACGACACCAACATCCCGAGCGGCGAGTCCCTGATCCGGCAGTTCCTCTTTGGCCAGCGCTTCTTCGAGAGTAACTTCGGCCGGCGCTCGACGACGTGCTGGCTGCCGGATACCTTTGGCCAGTCGAGCCAGATGCCGCAGCTGTGTCGGCAGGCCGGGATGAACCGGTTCCTGACGCAGAAGATTTGCTTTAACAATATGAATGAGTTTCCTCATACTACGTTTAACTG GGTTGCTCTTGATGGGAGCCAGGTTATTTGTCACATGCCACCCGCAAAGACATACTGCGCCAACGCGACGTTTGGTGATGTGAAGCGCAGTATGACGCAGCACAAGTCTCTAGACCAAGACCACACCTCTCTTCTAGTC TTCGGCAaaggcgacggcggcggcggccccACCCGTCCCCAACTCCAATCCCTCCGCCGCCTCCGCGGCCTCGCCGACACAACGGGCCTCCTCCCGCGCGTCCACTCCGGCGGCACCCCAGACGACGTCTTTGACCGCCTCGAGAAGAAGGCGCATACGTTCCCCACGTGGCACGGCGAGCTGTACTTTGAGCTGCATCGCGGGGTGTACACCACGCAGGCGCAGACGAAGCTGAATAACAGAAAGGCGGAGATTCTTTTAAGGGATGTGGAGCTGTTGGCGACGATTGCGTCTGTGGAGGATAGGGGGTATAGGTACCCCAAGAAGGAGTTGGATGAGATGTGGGAGGGGGTGCTGCTTTGTCAGTTTCACGATTGCCTTCCTGGGACCGCTATTGGGATGTGCTATGATGATTCGGATAAG GTTTATGCGAATGTTTTCAGCATCGGCAGCACGCTGTTGAGAGACATTTACAGCGTTCTCAAGATCGACGACATCAGCGAGACCCCAAGCGAATCCGAGAGACTGGTAGCCCTCAACACTCTAGGATGGCCTCGAAAAGAGATCCTCACCACCAACGGCAAAGACTTCATCGCCAACGGCACCGGAACCCTCATCGCCACCCGAGAAATCACCCAAGCAGAAACCAACAAGCCCCTCGTAACAGTTCAAGAAGTCTCTGAAGGCATCTTCGTCCTCGAAAACAGCCACTTTACAGTAACAGTCGAATCCGGCACAATCACCTCCCTCCTCGACCGCCGCGCCGCCAACCGCGAGGTTCTAGCCCCCGGCAGCGGCAGGGCGAGCCAGTTTGTCATTTTTGACGATAAGCCGATTTACTGGCAGGCGTGGGACGTGGAGGTGTTCCACCTCGAGACGCGGGAGGAGGTGCGCGGCGGGCGGACGAGTGTGCTGGAGGCGTCGCCTTTGAGGGTGAGCGTTGTTACGGAGACGCGGATTAGTGAGGTCAGTTCTGTGAGGACGGTGATTAGTCTTGCTGCGGTGGTTGATGAGAGCGCGAGTGCGGCCGGTGTGGGCGTGGAGTGTACTGCGGAAGTCGACTGGCATGAGACGATGAAGTTTCTCAAGGTTGAGTTCCCGGTCGATGTGCGGCATCATGAAGCGTCGTACGATACGCAGTTTGGGGTTATTCGGCGGCCGACGCACTACAACACGTC CTGGGACATGGCCAAGTTCGAAGTCTGCTGCCACAAGTACGCGGACCTCTCGGAGTACGGGTACGGCGTGTCGATCCTCAATGACAGCAAATACGGCTTCGCGACCGTCGGCAGCACGATGAGGCTGTCGCTCCTGCGGTCGTCCAAGGCGCCTGATGATAACGCCGACATGGGGCGGCACACGATCCGGTGGGCGATTTTGCCTCACCGGGGTCCGTTGGGGCCGGAGACTGTGAGGGCGGCGTATGAGTTTAATAATCCGCTCAAGGTCGTCTCTGCGTCTGCGGGTTCCCCTTTGTTGGAGGCGGGAGGTAGTGCTGGAGGGTTCCCGGTTGCGTTGACAGGGGATGAGAATCTGGTGCTGGATACGGTAAAGCGCGGCGAGGATGATGAGGATGTTGGGGATGGCGAGTTACCTGTTCGTGGTGGGCGCAGCGTGATTGTGCGGGTGTATGAGAGTTTGGGGGGACGCGGGCGAGGGAGGGTGGCGACGAAGTGGGCTGTGAAGAGCGCGTATAAGACGAATTTGCTggaggacgacgaggaggaggttCGTGTTGAGGATGGCGGGTTCGAGGTTGACCTTGGGCCGTTTCAACTGCAGACGTATCGAGTTCAGTTGGTGTATTAG
- a CDS encoding major facilitator superfamily transporter, giving the protein MSKADIVEAPHVVEDVAEGKQRTNYDKVDNEVAKYAGEAIVEIDAETNKRLKGMIDKRVLSVMVFTYFMQSLDKGTMSFASIMGIIPDTGLVGQQYSWLTTIIYLVILCVEYPENYIIQKIPIAKWLSFNIIMWGVTLSLHAACHNFVGLVIVRGFLGGFEAVCQPTFVLLTSMWYKREEQASTAIYWYMMNGLQQIIGGLLAFGFSFIPASSPIRSWQALFMTYGIITVFWGAFVMWWMPDSPMKAHCFSEEDKKLMVERVRSNRTGLQNRKWRKEQVFAAFKDPQVYGFALIQLLTTLPSGGLGAFANIIIKSFGFSTWETQLLQSVTGILQIITMLTASWIDRRFKQTILAMMAAVVPTIAGTVVLLTVPFEHSKKVGLLLAYYIMISFWACSGLALSLVTRNVAGQTKKGVVITSNFIFWAVGNSIGPQVFRAKDAPRYFLALAIILGCFVLLEVVLFALRTYYVWQNKLRDGKIARGEAVADTAHSHAFEDMTDKASLRFDGFCSVHVANCVVGGCQLQIQLLRVWFRHVDCLLSFCQLW; this is encoded by the exons ATGAGCAAAGCCGACATCGTTGAGGCGCCCCATGTGGTCGAGGATGTGGCCGAGGGCAAGCAGCGGACAAACTACGACAAGGTCGACAATGAGGTTGCCAAGTACGCCGGCGAGGCGATTGTCGAAATCGATGCTGAGACAAACAAGAGGCTGAAGGGGATGATTGACAAGCGGGTGTTGAGTGTCATGGTCTTCACCTATTTTATGCAGTCGCTGGACAAGGGGACAATGTCGTTCGCGTCCATCATGGGCATCATTCCTGACACAGGTCTTGTGGGCCAACAG TACTCGTGGTTGACGACCATCATTTACCTCGTCATTCTTTGCGTTGAGTATCCC GAAAACTACATCATCCAAAAGATCCCGATTGCGAAATGGCTCTCGTTCAACATCATCATGTGGGGGGTGACGCTCAGCCTCCACGCGGCATGCCACAACTTCGTCGGTCTGGTCATCGTCCGTGGCTTCTTAGGTGGATTCGAGGCAGTCTGCCAACCGACCTTCGTCCTGCTCACCTCCATGTGGTACAAGCGTGAGGAGCAGGCCTCAACCGCCATCTACTG GTACATGATGAACGGCCTCCAGCAGATCATCGGCGGTCTCCTGGCCTTTGGCTTCTCCTTCATTCCCGCCTCGTCGCCCATCCGATCGTGGCAAGCTCTGTTCATGACCTACGGCATCATCACCGTTTTCTGGGGCGCCTTCGTCATGTGGTGGATGCCCGATTCGCCGATGAAGGCGCACTGCTTCAGCGAGGAGGACAAGAAGCTCATGGTGGAGCGCGTGCGGTCCAACCGTACCGGGTTGCAGAACCGCAAGTGGCGCAAGGAGCAGGTCTTTGCTGCGTTCAAGGATCCCCAAG TGTATGGCTTCGCTCTCATTCAGCTCTTGACCACCCTCCCGTCTGGAGGTCTCGGCGCATTCGCAAACATCATCATCAAG TCCTTTGGTTTCTCCACCTGGGAAACCCAGCTCCTCCAAAGCGTAACAGGCATCCTCCAAATCATCACCATGCTCACAGCCTCCTGGATCGACAGACGGTTCAAGCAGACAATCTTGGCCATGATGGCCGCCGTCGTCCCCACCATCGCCGGCACCGTCGTCCTCCTCACCGTCCCCTTCGAGCACAGCAAGAAAGTCGGCCTGCTCCTCGCCTACTACATCATGATCTCCTTCTGGGCGTGCAGCGGCCTCGCGCTCTCGCTCGTCACGCGCAACGTGGCCGGGCAGACCAAGAAGGGCGTCGTGATCACGAGCAACTTCATCTTTTGGGCCGTGGGCAACTCGATTGGTCCGCAGGTGTTCCGCGCCAAGGATGCGCCGCGGTACTTTTTGGCGCTGGCGATCATTCTGGGGTGCTTTGTGTTGTTGGAGGTTGTGCTTTTTGCGTTGCGGACGTATTATGTTTGGCAGAATAAGTTGCGGGATGGTAAGATTGCGCGTGGGGAGGCTGTTGCTGACACGGCGCATTCTCATGCATTTGAGGACATGACGGACAAGGCAAGTTTACGTTTTGATGGTTTTTGCAGTGTTCACGTTGCTAACTGTGTTGTAGGAGGATGTCAACTTCAGATACAACTACTGAGGGTCTGGTTCAGACACGTGGACTGTCTATTGTCCTTCTGTCAATTGTGGTAG
- a CDS encoding NADP/FAD dependent oxidoreductase has product MSLPGALPESTLKLLSQLAPGTVADTAALAAAGLLSAAYVLRGYAWDRPDPYNYIWYEKPQQGADGNAANKKSKNIAERLEELGKDVVVFWGSQSGTAEGFANRLARELHQRFHLNTMSADLSDYDADTITQIPQTKLAIFIISTYGEGDPSDNASLFWDWLTKLQDKPLTSLRYAAFGLGNSNYRYYNKVVDVVDKALVDCGASRLAPVGRADDAVGATEEDFLSWKDDLYKVFRDELKLQEHEVVHEPSLAVVEDESLEPQDLHIGEPVHLIEGSGKSTANSAIKALKIKNARSLFSSPGRSCLHLDLDLGNSSQITYKTGDHLAVWPINPDQEVERLLNVLGLSERRSIPISINALDAAVKVRIPTPTNVETLFRYYLEICAAVPRDAVRGLAQFAPSPASKEILLNLGRDKDNYAAFLASNHLTIGKLLEYAAKADGNATSSAWSGIPLSYLIETLPRSQPRYYSISSSSVVSPKAPSITVAVSDTPLSASPTTAIPGLTTNYLQSLSNSLQDSQATQQTEGLSYALSGPSNALEGGLVYAHIRRSKFKLPMLSSHPLVMVAAGTGLAPFRAFIMERLRLQSVGKDIGQMILFFGCQRPDDDYIYKEELEQMEKDLGGKLKIVTAFSRQEGAKKTYVQDRVRELGAEVLGLLEESASLYMCGRASMAREVGKTLGDIVRADKGWSDAQVKDWSEGLKRNRKWQEDVWG; this is encoded by the exons ATGTCTCTTCCAGGAGCTCTGCCAGAGAGCACGCTGAAGCTCCTCAGCCAGCTCGCGCCAGGAACAGTCGCAGATACAGCCGCTCTTGCTGCTGCCGGTCTTCTGTCTGCCGCATATGTCCTGCGCGGATACGCCTGGGACAGGCCGGATCCGTACAACTACATCTGGTACGAGAAGCCTCAACAAGGCGCTGACGGCAATGCCGCGAACAAGAAGTCAAAGAACATTGCTGAGAGGCTAGAAGAGCTC GGCAAAGATGTCGTCGTCTTCTGGGGCTCGCAATCCGGCACCGCAGAGGGCTTCGCGAACCGCCTCGCTCGCGAGCTGCACCAGCGCTTCCATCTAAACACCATGTCAGCAGACCTCTCAGACTACGACGCCGACACCATCACACAGATTCCCCAGACTAAGCTGGCCATCTTCATCATCTCCACCTATGGCGAGGGAGACCCCAGCGATAACGCCAGCTTGTTCTGGGACTGGTTGACCAAGCTGCAAGACAAGCCCCTTACATCGCTGCGCTACGCAGCCTTTGGTCTGGGCAACAGCAATTACAGATACTACAACAAGGTCGTCGACGTCGTCGATAAGGCCTTGGTAGACTGTGGCGCCTCGCGATTGGCGCCCGTCGGCCGCGCAGACGATGCGGTCGGGGCTACAGAGGAGGACTTCCTTTCATGGAAGGATGACTTGTACAAGGTCTTCCGCGATGAATTGAAGCTGCAGGAACACGAAGTTGTTCACGAGCCGTCGCTCGCTGTCGTCGAGGATGAGTCCCTGGAGCCGCAGGATCTTCACATTGGCGAGCCAGTACACCTGATTGAGGGCTCTGGAAAGTCAACAGCCAACTCAGCCATCAAAGCCTTGAAGATCAAAAATGCGCGCAGCTTATTCTCCTCTCCTGGACGCAGCTGTCTTCATCTGGACCTCGATCTAGGAAACAGCTCCCAAATCACATACAAGACCGGCGATCATCTTGCCGTCTGGCCCATCAACCCCGACCAGGAAGTTGAGCGTCTCCTTAACGTCCTCGGTCTTTCAGAGCGCAGAAGCATCCCTATCAGCATTAACGCCCTTGACGCCGCCGTTAAGGTCAGAATTCCCACGCCGACGAATGTCGAGACATTGTTCAGATACTACCTCGAGATCTGCGCCGCAGTTCCCAGAGATGCCGTCCGAGGCCTCGCACAGTTTGCGCCCTCTCCCGCATCAAAGGAAATTCTACTGAACCTAGGACGCGACAAGGATAACTACGCCGCTTTCCTCGCATCGAATCATCTGACCATCGGCAAGCTTCTGGAATACGCAGCCAAGGCCGATGGCAACGCGACATCGTCTGCATGGTCGGGAATTCCCCTGTCATACCTCATCGAGACCTTGCCTAGATCCCAGCCGCGTTACTACTCCATTTCTTCTTCTAGTGTTGTTTCTCCCAAGGCACCCAGCATCACCGTTGCCGTATCTGATACCCCCTTGTCCGCTTCCCCAACCACAGCCATCCCTGGTCTGACGACGAACTACCTTCAGTCGCTCTCCAACTCGCTACAAGACTCGCAGGCAACGCAGCAGACCGAGGGTCTCAGCTATGCCCTGTCAGGCCCCTCGAACGCACTGGAGGGCGGCCTTGTCTACGCTCACATCCGCCGCTCCAAGTTCAAGCTTCCTATGCTCTCATCGCACCCGCTTGTCATGGTCGCTGCTGGCACGGGTCTGGCACCGTTCCGGGCCTTTATCATGGAGCGCCTTCGTCTCCAGTCCGTCGGTAAAGACATTGGACAGATGATCCTCTTCTTTGGATGTCAGCGCCCCGACGACGACTACATTTACAAAGAGGAGCTCGAACAGATGGAGAAGGACCTCGGTGGCAAGCTCAAGATCGTGACGGCCTTCTCGCGGCAAGAGGGCGCGAAGAAGACATACGTCCAGGACAGGGTACGTGAGTTGGGCGCCGAGGTTTTGGGGCTTTTGGAGGAGAGTGCCAGTTTGTACATGTGCGGACGGGCGAGCATGGCTAGGGAGGTCGGAAAAACTTTGGGTGATATTGTGAGAGCGGATAAGGGCTGGAGTGACGCTCAAGTCAAGGACTGGAGCGAAGGACTCAAGAGAAATCGCAAGTGGCAAGAAGACGTTTGGGGATAG
- a CDS encoding myo-inositol transporter → MSQTTPDSESKALSREASLDKMKLDGTTSHVEQTQHVDFDDSIEDTEPSKAVWLITFTVAMGGFLFGYDTGVISAVLVSLKSDLGHELDSHEQELITSITSGGALIGAVIAGLPADRYGRKLGIYIGCVLFLVGTIIQAAAFSVAQMTVGRFIVGLGVGSAAMIIPLYIGELAPAKHRGRMIAFDNMSVTLGQLISYAFGAGFTELPHGWRYMVAIGGVPPIILAFLLPMCPESPRQLISHGKLEEATRVIKRVYPHATEEQVNAKIGHMTWVVEVEAQATSGSLWDRFKELHVVPANFRALVTACAIMAISQLSGFNSLMYYCAKIFGLVGFDKPVAVSIVVGGTNFVFSLVNLFIIDKLGRRRILLVTVAGMSISMVVAAIAFHWIPVSPDLTLQTASVNWAGILVLVTIIVYVACFAGGVATIAWVGTELLPLEVRALGTMMNTVTCWGCNIIIASTFLSMMKGMTPSGAFGFYAAICFFGWVFVVFCYPEANGLPLEEVRQIFSTGFGVKKANELQRLRKMGAGSA, encoded by the exons ATGTCGCAAACCACGCCCGACTCCGAGAGCAAGGCTCTATCGAGGGAAGCTTCTCTCGATAAGATGAAGCTCGATGGAACTACATCTCACGTCGAGCAGACGCAGCACGTTGACTTTGACGATTCTATTGAGGATACCGAGCCGTCTAAGGCGGTGTGGCTGATCACCTTCACCGTCGCCATGGGCGGTTTCTTGTTTG GTTACGACACCGGTGTGATCTCGGCCGTTCTCGTCAGTCTCAAAAGCGATCTCGGACACGAATTGGATTCGCACGAACAGGAGTTGATCACGTCCATTACATCTGGTGGCGCGTTGATCGGTGCCGTGATCGCTGGTCTTCCGGCCGATAGATACGGGCGAAAGCTCGGCATCTATATCGGCTGCgttctcttcctcgtcggtaCAATCATTCAAGCTGCTGCGTTCTCTGTGGCGCAAATGACCGTCGGACGCTTCATTGTCGGGTTGGGAGTCGGTTCTGCGGCTATGATTATC CCTCTCTACATTGGCGAACTCGCCCCTGCCAAACACCGCGGCCGCATGATCGCATTCGACAACATGAGCGTAACTCTCGGGCAACTCATCTCCTACGCTTTCGGTGCAGGCTTTACCGAACTTCCTCACGGATGGCGCTACATGGTCGCCATCGGCGGCGTCCCGCCCATTATCCTCGCTTTCCTTCTGCCAATGTGCCCTGAGTCGCCCCGACAGCTCATCTCTCACGGAAAGCTCGAGGAGGCCACGCGCGTCATCAAGCGTGTCTACCCTCATGCGACGGAAGAACAGGTCAACGCCAAGATCGGACACATGACGTGGGTGGTCGAGGTGGAGGCACAGGCTACGTCTGGCTCGCTGTGGGACCGCTTCAAGGAGTTGCATGTTGTGCCTGCCAACTTCCGCGCCCTTGTTACCGCGTGCGCTATCATGGCCA TAAGTCAGCTTAGCGGTTTTAACTCGCTTATGTATTATTGCGCGAAAATTTTCGGGCTCGTTGGGTTCGACAAGCCAGTCGCTGTGTCCATCGTCGTCGGTGGCACCAACTTTGTCTTTTCGCTGGTCAACCTGTTCATCATAGATAAACTCGGCCGACGTCGCATTCTCCTCGTCACGGTCGCCGGAATG TCCATTAGCATGGTTGTTGCCGCCATCGCCTTCCACTGGATCCCAGTCTCACCCGATCTCACGCTTCAGACCGCCTCAGTAAACTGGGCCGGCATTCTCGTCCTCGTGACTATCATCGTCTACGTCGCCTGCTTCGCCGGCGGTGTCGCCACCATCGCCTGGGTCGGCACTGAGCTCCTGCCTCTCGAGGTCCGTGCCCTCGGCACCATGATGAACACAGTCACTTGCTGGGGCTGCAATATCATCATCGCATCTACTTTCCTGTCCATGATGAAGGGTATGACGCCTAGCGGTGCGTTTGGTTTCTACGCGGCAATCTGCTTCTTTGGATGGGTGTTTGTCGTCTTCTGTTATCCCGAGGCCAACGGCTTGCCGCTCGAGGAGGTCAGGCAGATCTTCTCTACTGGGTTTGGCGTCAAGAAGGCGAATGAGTTGCAAAGACTTCGCAAGATGGGGGCGGGTTCGGCTTAA
- a CDS encoding cytochrome P450 oxidoreductase, whose product MTLETFSSSSQAPYAAGFLFVALSYFIVYPMFVYFKDTKGMRKFENLSTFSGVYNIPFMILARTGARSTHLVNLHREKGPILRTGPNTLSFSDVRAIKDIYGHGTPCIKDESYVLTAGSHYHLADVVDKHDHAKKRKVLSSAYALKNLEGWEHKVADKVERLFKQLDQRCTDPLPKGQMFPKPEDLTVDYRKWGNFFTLDAIADIGLSERLGLLDRGHDRVLARRKDGSTWEVPLRDSLYPTARKQSLLVWSYDNYKLIDKLSNIIPRYRQMTEASKGWDGIVLELAHKRLQRYNKGDEKLDDFFQALMENKNGEANNLEWGEIVAEINIMMNAGSVTTAIAVTNVLYQLLKNPKYLQLLREEVDSVLDADEIVAPYDKVKHLPYLRACLDESLRLFPPTPQGLPRKTPPEGMYIMGEWVPGNTTVSMSGVVAHRDETVFPDADKYVPDRWLGDKGKELQPYFLAFSAGARGCIGRNISYLEQAVLLASVVHRYEFALPRDFEMAREETMNWLLGEMPVKVWRRQLEEVEAH is encoded by the exons ATGACGCTCGAAACattctcttcctcctcgcAGGCGCCATACGCCGCGGGCTTTCTCTTCGTTGCCTTGTCTTATTTCATCGTTTACCCAATGTTCGTATACTTCAAGGACACAAAAG GCATGCGCAAGTTTGAAAACTTGAGTACATTTTCCGGCGTTTACAACATTCCCTTCATGATCCTCGCCCGCACCGGTGCTCGATCAACTCATCTCGTCAACCTCCACCGGGAAAAGGGCCCGATCCTCCGCACTGGTCCCAATACCCTCTCTTTCAGTGATGTCCGCGCCATCAAGGACATCTACGGTCATGGAACCCCTTGCATCAAGGATGAGTCCTACGTCCTCACGGCCGGATCCCACTACCACCTCGCCGATGTGGTCGACAAACATGACCACGCAAAGAAGCGTAAGGTCTTGTCCTCCGCCTACGCCCTGAAGAACCTCGAGGGATGGGAACACAAGGTCGCAGACAAGGTCGAGAGACTGTTCAAGCAACTCGACCAGCGCTGCACCGACCCCCTCCCCAAGGGCCAAATGTTCCCCAAGCCAGAGGATTTGACCGTCGACTACCGCAAATGGGGCAACTTCTTCACCCTCGACGCCATCGCCGACATTGGTCTCTCCGAGCGTCTCGGCCTGCTTGACCGCGGCCACGACCGTGTTCTCGCCCGCCGTAAAGACGGCTCAACCTGGGAGGTCCCCCTCCGCGACTCGCTCTACCCCACTGCCCGGAAACAGTCCCTCCTCGTCTGGAGCTACGACAACTACAAGCTCATTGACAAGCTCTCCAACATCATCCCCCGCTACCGCCAAATGACCGAGGCATCCAAGGGCTGGGACGGCATCGTGCTCGAGCTCGCCCACAAGCGCCTTCAGCGTTACAACAAGGGCGACGAGAAGCTTGATGACTTCTTCCAGGCTCTGATGGAGAACAAGAACGGCGAGGCCAACAACCTTGAGTGGGGCGAAATCGTCGCCGAGATCAACATCATGATGAACGCTGGCAGCGTGACCACCGCCATCGCCGTCACAAACGTGCTTTACCAGCTCCTCAAGAACCCGAAATACCTACAGCTCCTCCGTGAAGAAGTTGACAGCGTCCTTGACGCGGATGAGATTGTCGCACCTTACGACAAGGTGAAGCACCTCCCCTACCTCCGCGCCTGCCTCGACGAGTCCCTCCGCCTGTTCCCTCCCACACCGCAAGGCCTACCTCGCAAGACGCCCCCGGAAGGCATGTACATCATGGGCGAGTGGGTGCCAGGCAATACTACTGTCAGCATGTCGGGTGTCGTCGCCCACCGCGACGAGACCGTCTTCCCCGACGCCGATAAGTACGTGCCGGACAGGTGGCTTGGTGACAAGGGCAAGGAGCTGCAGCCGTACTTCTTGGCCTTCTCCGCCGGCGCGAGAGGATGCATCGGCCGCAACATTTCTTACTTGGAACAGGCTGTGCTCTTGGCTTCGGTCGTGCACAGGTACGAGTTTGCTCTGCCGCGGGACTTCGAGATGGCGCGTGAAGAGACGATGAACTGGTTGCTCGGGGAGATGCCCGTCAAGGTTTGGAGGAGGCAGTTGGAGGAGGTTGAGGCGCACTAG